DNA sequence from the Chryseobacterium muglaense genome:
ATCCAAAAGAATTCCCGACCACGTTTTTTTAATTCATAATCAATTTCTATATCGGTATTCTCACAAATTTGCGTTCGAGCAATATCTAAAACAAATTTTTTAAAATCACTTATCCGTTCAAATTGTTCGTTTCCTTTTTTGTCAATCAATCCGAGCATATTTTTAAGTTCCGGAATTTCAAATCTTTTTGTTCCAACGCTTCGCCATTGACAAGCAATTGCATATAATCTTTTAGCATACTTTGAAGAACAGTTTAAAACAGACTTTAATTGCATCGCTGTAAAGTTATTTTTCAGGTCAAAAAAGTAAGGTGTTGCTTCATCATTCAATTTTATTGTAAAACTTCCTGTGCCTTTCAAATATTTAACTCGAGAGAAAAGCCAAATTTGATCATAACTTTCTGGAGTATCAATTTCAAACATTCGAGAGCCAATACTTTCAGTAGCTTCTCTTAATTGTTTATAGTTCCATTTACGTCCTGTAATAACTTCGATATCATGGGTATGAATAGTGTACTCCAACTTGTTTTTTTCGAGGCAGGAAAGCACCATAAAAAGAATGTCAAGCATACAAGCTGAGTAATCATACCTACCTGAAGTAATTACATTATGCTGAAAAATTAGTTTATCCTCTTTGTTAACATCAATTAGTTGCATTCACTCAAATTTTAAAATACAAAGATAATTATAAACGATTAAATAAAACGATAATCGTTTATATTAATCGTAAAAAGCTTATAAAAACTCGTTTTTAGCTTATAAAAACTCGTTTTTAGCTTATAAAAACTCGTTTTTAGCTTATAAAAACTCGTTTTTAGCTTATAAAAACTCGTTTTTAAACTTGTAAAGTTTTGATATTTAGCAATTTACAAGGCATTAAAATAGTAAAATAAGAAAATAATAAATATTTTAAAAAATACGTTTATTCAATCGGACTTTTATCTTTTCCATTGGTGCAAAAATTTTCCGGACATCCTGTCATGTGCAGGGTGGAAGAAAAACAAAAAGAAAAAAAAACAGAGTTTCTAAAAAATCGGGTTGCGGGCAGGTATTATGTATCGCATAGTATAATTGATAGATAAAAACTATTATTAGTGTGATGGTTTAGTGAGCTGTCCGGCTGCCTGACCAAGGCGATATCGCTTCCGGAAGTGATCTGAATTTTCCCTTTATTATTTGCAGAATGTCTGGAGTGTTTTTGACTATTCCGGATTTGCGACTTTGTTTGGGGGAGAACTGAAGTATTATCATTTTGGACTATTTAGATTAGGGTAGGAGCTGGGAGATACTTTGGAATTATGGGGAGCTGTACCTGAGTAAAATAAGCATAGGTTGCAGAATAAAAAGAAAATTGCTAAATTTGGTATTCGAATGTATGTTTTCAGTAAGGGCAAGTAGTACCTTTTGACGTCAAAAACCAATATTTCATATTGATTTTCGCCACAAAAGGACAACTTGCTTTTCTCCTATCGTCGAAAAGGGAGAAACAGGGTGCTTTAAGAATTGACGTACGTAGTAAATAAAAGGCAGTTAAAATGAGACTTTTTAATAGTCGGAAAAAACAACGAAAAAAATAAAAGCTCTCCATTTTGGAGAGCTAAGCCAACTTAAAAAGTTTCTAAATCAGAAGAATATTTTTGAGCAGTAAAAATAAAAAAAAATCCAATTATGGAAGATCAAAATACAGAGGATTGGGAAGCTCTTTTTAAAGAAGAATTTGAGAATGTTGATAGACAAAACCAATTTCGGGAAAGGGGAAAGCTCGGAGGCCGCCCGAAGATCAACGAACCAAAAAGTGAGCGACTGGCACTCAGATTTACTCCTTTGGAAATGAAAATGCTAAAAGAAAGAGCCGATAAAAAAAAACTGAAGCTCACGGATTACAGCCGGACCATACTCTTAGAAAAAGAACTTCCGGACTATGAAAAAAACATCATGTTAACCGAGTATGCAACGAATTTCCGGAGAATCAGCAATTATATGAAAAAGGAAATTTTTACGCCTGAAGAAAGAGCCCGACTGCTCAGGGAGATCGAGGAAGTTATAAAAGGGATTAGAACACAGGTGAAATGGTAATATCTGCATCGACAAGAAATGTAAGTTCCCGATCTATCCAGTACCAACAGAGCGACAAGGAGCAGAGTGTTGAAGTGTGCCGGAACGGACTTTCCGGAGAGAAGCCGAAAGAGCTGTTTGAAGAATTTAAACAGGTTGCTGATCTGAATAAAAGAACGGAGAATAAATATGTTACGGCTGTGATATCGCCCCCGAAAGAGTACAGCCAAAATTTAAGCCTTAACGACTGGGCAAAACTGGCAGAGGACTATTTAAAAAAAGAGGGCATAGGAAAGGATAATCAATATTTAGTCCACCTGCACCAAAGTACGGACGATAAACACCTGCATATTATCGCAAACCGCATTGATTATTACGGTAAAAATCAGGTAACGAGCCACAATATCGGGGAAAGAGCATCTTCGCACGCTGAAGTATTATCGAAAGAGCGGAGCTGGAAGACTGCACAGGAGATCACCAGAGAGAAGAAAGAGGAAATTAAAAATGTACTCCTTCAGGAAAAAGGACAGAGTAAAAGCCTGAGAGATTTAGTAGACCGCATGGATAATCGGGGATATATTATGCAGATCAGCGAGAACTCTACAGGCTTAAACGGAGCAAGGATCATCCCGAAAGCCGACATCAATATGAATCCTTCCGTTTTGGAGAAAGTAACAAAACAGGGCTTTAAATTAAGCGATATCGATCCCAAACTAAAGATTAAGGAAATTGCCTTAGACCTTGCAAAAAGCATCGGAAAAGACAGAGGAATGTCGATGTAATATTAAACCAAAAATGGGGCAAAATGTCCACTAAAAAGAATATAAAAAGTAAAAAAATATTACCATTATGGAAGATCAGAACACAAATCAAAATGCAGGTTCCGGACGGCTTAATCCAGTAGAGCTATTGGAACAGCTAAAAACGACAACGGAAGCCCTGCACAGGGAATCCAACAATTTAAACTCCGGAGTTTCCGGTATGGATAAAAAGCTGAAGGAAGCCGGAGAGCTGATCGATCACAGCCTGAAGGAACTCAGGGATAGCGTTATGGATATCAGGGTTGGGATCTCTCCAGAAGATCTGAAGAAATTGGAATCGTACAAAGATTATTTTAAGCATTATAAACCTGTGCTGTATATTTCCCTGTTTGTCATGCTCTCAGGTTGGGGATTGGCGGTTTTCGGGGCGTATTCCGGAATCAAATATTATAAAGAAAGTGTACGCACAAAACAGGAAATCAGGGGCGAAGTCCTTCAGGAAATAGGCAAGGGCGGAAATGTTATCGTAGAAAAAGCTAAATGGGATAGTTATGTAGAGCAGTCACAGGTTCTCAGGGTGTGGCAGAAGTCGAACCCGAAAGACAGTAAATCATTAGAGGTCTATTACAAAGGCTATCAGGATTTCAAAAAAGGTAAAAAATAAATGTTTTTTCCGACTATTACAACTATTCCAAAGGTTAAAGGTGGTTAAAATTGCGCATAAATCGGCTTCGCCTACTCATGTATATTGAGGAGAATTATAAATTCTCTCAACATACATTCGGGAAAATAACATATTTGTATGGTAGATTTGCATCTGTATAGAAATTTTATATTTCCCCAAAATTGCTATACAAATGCAAATTCCGCCTGTATTGAATTAGCTCTTCCCAATAATAAAATACAAACAAAAACAAAAACCTCTAAAAATATGAGGTTTTTGTTTGTCACCAATATAATATTGCGAGACCATAGAGTTAATTTCTTTATTATTTATTAAGCAATCCTCTTAATAAGGTTGAAAAATTTCTCTCCAAATTTTTGCATTTTCCCATTATCAATAAGTAAAAACTTATCAACTAAATCCATTTTTTGTTGTAAGCGATTATTTGAGAGAGATAAATTATCAATAAGATTATTAGCAATTCTTCTTTCTTCCAAATTCCACTCTCTATTTATTAGTTCTCTTGCTTTAGAAAATGTTGTATAAATATCCTTGACAATAATATAATTTTCATTGTTTGGAAAGATACATCTGTTTAAATCAATACTATTAATGAATGAAACTCCGACCATATGTGCTTCAGAGAAATCAATATTAGTCATTTTATTAAAAAAATCTTTTTCATTTATTCTATTAAATATCCCAAATAATGATTTATTTACTCTTTGTGGATATCCGCTAAATATAGATCCGTTTACCTCTCCAGTAAACTTACTATTTGCAAACCTACTGCCATTAAAATTTGTTGCATATAACAGACAATCAGCAAAAAGACAATTTTCAATGACAGGAAAGCAAAATGAACATTCCTTAAGGTTTGTTTCTATAAATTCTACATTTCTAAAGACTCCAGAATTTGTTCCTATATTCTCATTAAGAAATGAGTAGGATAAATCTGTTTTTTTGAAAATACAGTTATTAAAATCAGTTGCAATAATATATAATTCCTTAGCTTTTGTTTCTATAAAAATGCAATTAGATATAATGCATTTTTCTATCCATGTATAATTAAGATTGCAATATGAAAAGTCAATACTTTCAAGGTTGACTTTTTTTAATTTTAAGGAACCTAATTTTTGTAAAAAACTATGACCTGATGTCTCAATTTTTCTTTCCTTTCTAAGTATTGATAACTCTGATCCTCGTAAATCCCATCGACCGTTGTATTTTTCAATATTTGGGATTAACGATAGTGATTGCCCGCTTTCTAAGTTATGTTTTACTAATTCTAACAGTAATTTTCCTTCTTCTGTTTTCCAGCGCTTTATTAATTCTTTTTTATCCATTTTATTTTAATAAAATAAACCAATTCCTCCAGACCCATACTTATTAACATGACTTTGCCAAGATCCTACAGTTGTTACGTCCCACCAACTTCCTCTAAGGATTCCTTTTCCTATAACAAAGCCATCCGATTAGATGGCTTTGTTATTTATTATTATTATTGTTATTATTTCAGCAAAACAGCAATCTCTTCAAAAGATTGACTATTACTTATAGCATTTTTTAGCTCTTCAATATCCCAAGCGGATTTCCATATTTTTTTTGTTTTGTCAACTCTTGCAAGGATATCTTTCTTAAAATCGTCTAAAGTAATTTTTTCTACTTCCGATTCATACTCAAAGTCAATCAAAATCTGCTTACCTTTTAGCAAGGGATTAAAACCAAACAAACCAATATTTTTAACTTTAAACGCTTTATCAATTTTATATTTATTTCCTAAAGAGTCTATATGAACCGTGTCTTTATAATCAAGCTTTTCAAAAATTTCTGTATTGGTAGATTTTAAATATTTCTCATTGGAAAATACATAAATTATATCATCGCCTTTCTGTAAAACAAATATTGGGTATTGTATCATATTTCAACGGAAAAGCTTAATTAAATCTTTATAAGAAG
Encoded proteins:
- a CDS encoding replication initiation protein, yielding MQLIDVNKEDKLIFQHNVITSGRYDYSACMLDILFMVLSCLEKNKLEYTIHTHDIEVITGRKWNYKQLREATESIGSRMFEIDTPESYDQIWLFSRVKYLKGTGSFTIKLNDEATPYFFDLKNNFTAMQLKSVLNCSSKYAKRLYAIACQWRSVGTKRFEIPELKNMLGLIDKKGNEQFERISDFKKFVLDIARTQICENTDIEIDYELKKRGREFFWITLKINTQKFKQLEIDFEKPLNIQKFVSKLTNYGLNQEQAELIAGKEKEKDFDILITELNEKIRQRKLKIENSVGYLVGVYQKKGILQAKN
- a CDS encoding plasmid mobilization protein; protein product: MEDQNTEDWEALFKEEFENVDRQNQFRERGKLGGRPKINEPKSERLALRFTPLEMKMLKERADKKKLKLTDYSRTILLEKELPDYEKNIMLTEYATNFRRISNYMKKEIFTPEERARLLREIEEVIKGIRTQVKW
- a CDS encoding relaxase/mobilization nuclease domain-containing protein, translated to MVISASTRNVSSRSIQYQQSDKEQSVEVCRNGLSGEKPKELFEEFKQVADLNKRTENKYVTAVISPPKEYSQNLSLNDWAKLAEDYLKKEGIGKDNQYLVHLHQSTDDKHLHIIANRIDYYGKNQVTSHNIGERASSHAEVLSKERSWKTAQEITREKKEEIKNVLLQEKGQSKSLRDLVDRMDNRGYIMQISENSTGLNGARIIPKADINMNPSVLEKVTKQGFKLSDIDPKLKIKEIALDLAKSIGKDRGMSM
- a CDS encoding pentapeptide repeat-containing protein — its product is MDKKELIKRWKTEEGKLLLELVKHNLESGQSLSLIPNIEKYNGRWDLRGSELSILRKERKIETSGHSFLQKLGSLKLKKVNLESIDFSYCNLNYTWIEKCIISNCIFIETKAKELYIIATDFNNCIFKKTDLSYSFLNENIGTNSGVFRNVEFIETNLKECSFCFPVIENCLFADCLLYATNFNGSRFANSKFTGEVNGSIFSGYPQRVNKSLFGIFNRINEKDFFNKMTNIDFSEAHMVGVSFINSIDLNRCIFPNNENYIIVKDIYTTFSKARELINREWNLEERRIANNLIDNLSLSNNRLQQKMDLVDKFLLIDNGKMQKFGEKFFNLIKRIA